The proteins below come from a single Streptomyces tubercidicus genomic window:
- a CDS encoding nuclear transport factor 2 family protein — MIRTGIKAALNDLIFSRDLTVEDAAERHFTPEYCQRTDGEWLDRAGFVEHITHLRTLVADGEIEVHDELYDGSKYADRHTVHVTKKDGSTVRLEVYVFADFAPDGRFSRIEEVSLMLQGADSDRGIASAR; from the coding sequence ATGATTCGCACCGGCATCAAGGCCGCCCTGAACGACCTGATCTTCAGCCGCGACCTCACCGTGGAGGACGCTGCCGAGCGCCACTTCACCCCGGAGTACTGCCAGCGCACGGACGGGGAGTGGCTCGACCGCGCCGGGTTCGTCGAGCACATCACCCACCTGCGCACCCTCGTCGCCGACGGCGAGATCGAGGTGCACGACGAGCTGTACGACGGCAGCAAGTACGCCGACCGGCACACCGTCCACGTCACGAAGAAGGACGGCTCGACCGTGCGCCTGGAGGTCTATGTGTTCGCCGACTTCGCGCCCGACGGCCGCTTCAGCCGCATCGAGGAGGTCTCCCTGATGCTCCAGGGCGCTGACTCCGACCGCGGTATCGCCAGCGCCCGCTGA
- a CDS encoding MarR family winged helix-turn-helix transcriptional regulator has translation MENEVGHEIADALGILLRRTTRAQLHQQLTEGLGEAVDELTYPVLSALARTGPRSAADLAPDAGVDRSGVTRRASRLEAAGLVRREADPTDRRAQLLVLTEEGHRAVTELRARLAAHIMASLSSWPPGEAEAFARQLRRFIVDGPFG, from the coding sequence ATGGAGAACGAGGTAGGACACGAGATCGCAGACGCGCTGGGCATCCTGCTCAGGCGCACCACCCGCGCACAGCTGCACCAGCAGCTCACCGAGGGCTTGGGGGAGGCGGTGGACGAACTGACGTACCCGGTACTCAGCGCACTGGCCCGCACCGGCCCCCGCAGCGCCGCCGACCTGGCCCCGGACGCCGGCGTCGATCGCTCCGGCGTCACCCGCCGCGCCTCACGCCTGGAGGCCGCCGGCCTCGTCCGCCGCGAAGCCGACCCCACCGACCGCCGCGCCCAGCTCCTCGTCCTCACCGAAGAAGGCCACCGCGCAGTAACCGAACTGCGGGCACGCCTCGCCGCCCACATCATGGCGAGCCTGTCCTCCTGGCCACCGGGCGAAGCGGAGGCGTTCGCCCGGCAGTTGCGCCGGTTCATCGTGGACGGGCCGTTCGGCTGA
- a CDS encoding carbon-nitrogen hydrolase family protein, which produces MAVAQSPVTCDPLVNGAAVRDLMAAARETGARLVHFPEGAISGYPSGTEAKQALSGWSIDWTAVQKQLELTARAAADLGLWVVVGSSHRLTLPNRPHNSLYVISDGGQLIGRYDKRRCSHTEITDWYSPGFAPLTFDIDGFRFGSALCIEVNFPELFIEYRELGVDCVLLSSFSEDPVFGVLARGHAAAHNYWVSVSVPAQCSAALPAGVIGPHGSWLDRCPADGTAALACVDLDRTDPSLDIALNKARPWRELARAGRIYEARRVADARSTDRTRF; this is translated from the coding sequence ATGGCAGTCGCGCAGAGCCCGGTCACCTGTGACCCCTTGGTCAACGGGGCGGCGGTCCGTGATCTGATGGCGGCGGCTCGGGAGACGGGTGCCCGGCTCGTGCACTTTCCGGAGGGTGCGATCTCGGGCTATCCCTCGGGTACGGAGGCGAAGCAGGCACTGTCGGGCTGGTCCATCGACTGGACGGCGGTACAGAAGCAGCTGGAGCTGACCGCTAGGGCGGCGGCCGATCTCGGCCTCTGGGTTGTCGTGGGCTCCAGCCATCGCCTGACCCTGCCGAACCGGCCGCACAACAGCCTGTACGTGATCTCCGACGGGGGACAGCTGATCGGCCGCTATGACAAGCGCCGGTGCTCCCACACGGAAATCACCGACTGGTACTCACCCGGCTTCGCGCCATTGACCTTCGACATCGACGGCTTCCGGTTCGGTAGCGCCCTGTGTATCGAAGTCAACTTCCCAGAGCTTTTCATTGAGTACCGCGAGCTGGGAGTGGACTGCGTTCTGCTCTCCTCGTTCTCGGAGGACCCGGTATTCGGCGTGCTGGCCCGTGGACACGCGGCCGCACACAACTACTGGGTCAGCGTGTCCGTCCCGGCGCAGTGCAGTGCCGCCTTGCCCGCGGGCGTCATCGGCCCGCACGGATCCTGGCTGGACCGCTGCCCGGCCGATGGCACGGCAGCCCTGGCCTGCGTGGACCTCGACCGGACCGACCCGAGCCTCGACATCGCGCTGAACAAGGCGCGCCCCTGGCGGGAGTTGGCCCGAGCCGGCCGGATCTATGAAGCTCGTCGCGTCGCCGACGCGCGCAGCACAGATCGCACCCGCTTCTGA
- a CDS encoding pyruvate dehydrogenase: protein MAKQTVAEQFVDILVRAGVRRLYGVVGDSLNPVVDAIRRNSAIDWIQVRHEETAAFAAGAEAQLTGSLAACAGSCGPGNLHLINGLFDAHRSMAPVLALASHIPSSEIGTTFFQETHPDRLFTECSHYSELISSTRQMPRVLQTAIQHAIGQSGVAVVALPGDIAGEPAPERAIEHALVTARPSVRPGEAELDALATMIDEADKVTLFCGSGTAGAHAEVMEFAERVKSPVGHALRGKEWIQYDNPYDVGMSGLLGYGAAYEATHECDLLILLGTDFPYNAFLPHDVKIVQVDVRPEHLGRRTTLDLAVWGDVRETLRGLIPKVRPKQDRRFLNRMLKKHAEALEGVVKAYTRKVEKHTPIHPEYVASVLDEEAADDAIFTVDTGMCNVWAARYLTPNGRRRVIGSFSHGSMANALPQAIGAQFLDRGRQVVSMSGDGGFSMLMGDFLTLVQYDLPVKVVLFNNSSLGMVELEMLVSGLPSYGTTYQNPDFAAIARAAGAHGVRVEKPKQLRGALRDAFHHKGPALVDIVTDPNALSIPPKISAEMVSGFALSAGKMVLDGGVGRMLQMARSNLRHIPRP, encoded by the coding sequence ATGGCGAAGCAGACCGTGGCCGAGCAGTTCGTGGACATCCTCGTACGGGCAGGGGTGCGACGGCTCTACGGCGTCGTCGGCGACAGCCTGAACCCGGTGGTGGATGCCATCCGCCGGAACTCCGCGATCGACTGGATCCAGGTCCGGCACGAGGAGACCGCCGCCTTCGCCGCCGGGGCGGAAGCGCAGCTCACCGGCTCCCTCGCGGCCTGCGCCGGCTCCTGTGGCCCCGGCAATCTGCACCTCATCAACGGCCTGTTCGACGCCCACCGCTCCATGGCCCCGGTCCTCGCGCTGGCCTCCCACATCCCGTCCAGCGAGATCGGCACCACCTTCTTCCAGGAGACCCACCCCGACCGGCTGTTCACCGAGTGCAGCCACTACAGCGAGCTGATCTCCAGCACCCGGCAGATGCCGAGGGTGCTGCAGACCGCGATCCAGCACGCCATCGGGCAGAGCGGCGTAGCGGTCGTCGCCCTCCCCGGCGATATCGCCGGGGAACCGGCCCCCGAGCGCGCCATCGAACACGCCCTGGTCACCGCGCGCCCGTCCGTCCGCCCCGGAGAGGCCGAGCTGGATGCGCTGGCGACGATGATCGACGAGGCCGACAAGGTGACGCTGTTCTGCGGCAGCGGCACGGCGGGCGCGCACGCCGAGGTGATGGAGTTCGCCGAGCGGGTGAAGTCCCCGGTCGGACACGCGCTGCGGGGCAAGGAGTGGATCCAGTACGACAACCCGTACGACGTGGGCATGAGCGGTTTGCTCGGCTACGGCGCGGCCTACGAGGCCACCCATGAGTGCGATCTGCTGATTCTGCTCGGCACGGACTTCCCGTACAACGCGTTCCTGCCCCATGACGTCAAGATCGTCCAGGTCGATGTCCGGCCCGAGCACCTGGGCCGCCGCACCACACTCGACCTCGCCGTCTGGGGCGACGTCCGCGAGACGCTGCGCGGTCTGATCCCCAAGGTCCGGCCGAAGCAGGACCGCAGGTTCCTCAACCGGATGCTGAAGAAGCACGCCGAGGCGCTGGAAGGCGTGGTCAAGGCCTACACCCGCAAGGTCGAGAAGCACACCCCGATCCACCCCGAGTATGTCGCCTCCGTTCTGGACGAAGAGGCCGCCGACGACGCAATCTTCACGGTCGATACCGGTATGTGCAATGTATGGGCGGCCCGCTACCTCACCCCCAACGGCCGCCGCCGGGTGATCGGTTCGTTCAGCCATGGCTCGATGGCGAACGCGCTGCCGCAGGCGATCGGCGCCCAGTTCCTGGACCGCGGACGCCAGGTCGTCTCCATGTCGGGCGACGGCGGATTCTCCATGCTGATGGGCGACTTCCTCACCCTGGTCCAGTACGACCTGCCGGTGAAGGTGGTGCTGTTCAACAACTCCTCGCTGGGCATGGTGGAGCTGGAGATGCTGGTGTCCGGTCTGCCGTCGTACGGCACCACCTACCAGAACCCGGACTTCGCGGCCATCGCCCGCGCGGCCGGGGCCCACGGTGTCCGGGTGGAGAAGCCCAAGCAGCTGCGCGGCGCCCTGCGCGACGCCTTCCACCACAAGGGCCCGGCCCTGGTCGACATCGTCACCGACCCCAACGCCCTGTCCATCCCGCCAAAGATCAGCGCCGAGATGGTCTCCGGTTTCGCCCTGTCGGCCGGAAAAATGGTGCTGGACGGCGGAGTCGGCCGCATGCTCCAGATGGCCCGCTCCAACTTGCGGCACATTCCCCGGCCTTAG
- a CDS encoding protein phosphatase 2C domain-containing protein, which yields MNQQEAGCGQEDDWWRQLYGEAGGDDVPGRAPVRDAGPSDTPDTLDDRVASALRAVAAPRRPAPSRQPPPARTSASQPSPQPPPPRTSAPQPSPQPPPARTSASPPSPQPPPPRPSASPPAPIPLQATGPGRRPASPTRPTTPSTPEPPRDTPAPNTPAPDPTALPPDPLPLSAPEPYALSDLELDLHSNPELDPQSNPELAPHSDPELGTLPAADPAALDELVPDSALDGARYGSLTLLAASRRGDLARHRGDVRRDALLTARFGAGRHALILVAVATGRPAGEGAHRAAQEACARIGGAVGRSYTRLAEDIRTDHRSALKSGLQRLTDRSYGRLRGRAREAEAAPERYSTALRCLLLPADPECRTRVFFGIGAGGLFRLRDGAWEDLEPAVPEQTVNGGADGRGGRLRSESDRLPADGPDRSDPFLFRTAFARPGDTLLLCSAGLAEPLQQDPAFAARLAGEWSAPEPPGLVAFLAAAQLRVPGHPKDRTAVGVWES from the coding sequence ATGAACCAGCAGGAGGCCGGGTGCGGCCAGGAGGACGACTGGTGGCGGCAGTTGTACGGCGAGGCAGGGGGCGACGACGTACCGGGACGCGCCCCGGTCCGCGATGCCGGGCCGTCCGACACCCCGGACACCCTCGATGACCGGGTCGCCTCAGCACTCCGCGCGGTAGCCGCACCTCGCCGCCCGGCCCCGTCCCGTCAGCCACCCCCGGCCCGCACTTCGGCCTCTCAGCCGTCACCCCAGCCACCTCCGCCTCGTACTTCGGCCCCTCAGCCGTCCCCGCAGCCGCCCCCGGCCCGTACTTCGGCCTCCCCGCCGTCCCCGCAGCCGCCGCCACCCCGCCCCTCGGCGTCCCCACCGGCCCCGATCCCGCTCCAGGCCACCGGACCGGGCCGGCGCCCGGCATCCCCCACCCGGCCGACCACCCCATCCACACCCGAGCCACCTCGCGACACCCCCGCACCGAACACCCCCGCACCGGACCCCACCGCGCTCCCGCCCGACCCCCTGCCGCTGTCCGCCCCCGAGCCGTACGCGCTGTCCGACCTTGAGCTGGACCTGCACTCCAACCCCGAGCTGGACCCGCAGTCCAACCCCGAGCTGGCCCCGCACTCCGACCCCGAACTGGGCACCCTGCCCGCCGCCGACCCGGCCGCCCTCGACGAACTCGTGCCGGACTCGGCGCTGGACGGCGCCCGGTACGGCTCGCTGACCCTGCTGGCCGCCTCACGGCGCGGTGACCTCGCCCGCCACCGCGGTGACGTACGCCGCGACGCGCTGCTCACCGCCCGCTTCGGGGCCGGCCGGCACGCCCTGATCCTGGTCGCCGTCGCCACCGGCCGCCCGGCCGGCGAGGGCGCCCACCGGGCGGCCCAGGAAGCCTGCGCCCGGATCGGCGGTGCGGTCGGCCGCAGTTACACCCGACTGGCCGAGGACATCCGTACGGACCACCGCAGCGCCCTCAAGTCCGGGCTGCAGCGGCTCACCGACCGCAGCTACGGCCGACTGCGCGGCCGGGCACGAGAGGCGGAGGCCGCGCCCGAGCGGTACTCGACCGCACTGCGCTGTCTGCTGCTGCCCGCCGACCCGGAGTGCCGCACCCGGGTGTTCTTCGGCATCGGCGCGGGTGGCCTCTTCCGGCTCCGCGACGGCGCCTGGGAGGACTTGGAGCCCGCGGTGCCGGAGCAGACCGTGAACGGGGGAGCGGACGGCCGTGGCGGACGGCTGCGTTCCGAATCCGACAGGCTTCCGGCCGACGGCCCGGACCGGTCCGATCCGTTCCTCTTCCGGACGGCCTTCGCCCGTCCGGGGGACACCCTGCTGCTGTGCAGCGCCGGCCTCGCCGAACCGCTGCAGCAGGACCCCGCGTTCGCCGCCCGGCTGGCCGGGGAGTGGTCCGCCCCCGAGCCTCCGGGGCTGGTGGCCTTCCTCGCCGCCGCGCAACTCCGGGTACCGGGTCACCCGAAGGACCGTACGGCCGTCGGAGTGTGGGAATCGTAG
- a CDS encoding DUF456 domain-containing protein: protein MSAWQLVATGLVMLFGLLGVLVPGIPGPLIVWAGVMWWTLSEKSALAWVVLMAATAVLLLNQVVKWLLPARNLRAVGAPYRALFLAGVAGIVGFFVIPVIGGLLGSVGGLYLLERIRLGSHGDAWASTRTVLRAIGLSVLVELFACLLVVGAWIGAVVAG, encoded by the coding sequence ATGAGTGCGTGGCAGCTGGTCGCGACCGGTCTGGTGATGCTGTTCGGGCTGCTCGGGGTGCTGGTGCCCGGAATTCCCGGGCCGCTGATCGTCTGGGCGGGCGTGATGTGGTGGACGCTGTCCGAGAAGTCCGCGCTCGCCTGGGTGGTGCTGATGGCCGCCACCGCCGTACTGCTGCTCAATCAGGTGGTGAAGTGGCTGCTGCCGGCCCGCAACCTACGGGCCGTGGGCGCGCCGTACCGGGCCCTGTTCCTGGCGGGGGTGGCCGGCATCGTGGGGTTCTTCGTGATCCCGGTCATCGGGGGCCTGCTGGGCTCGGTCGGCGGTCTCTACCTGCTGGAACGGATCCGGCTCGGCAGCCACGGCGACGCCTGGGCCTCGACCCGTACGGTCCTGCGCGCCATCGGGCTGAGCGTCCTGGTCGAGCTGTTCGCCTGTCTGCTGGTCGTCGGGGCCTGGATCGGGGCCGTGGTGGCGGGCTGA
- the rsgA gene encoding ribosome small subunit-dependent GTPase A yields MFDLHHSAAHPLTAYGWDDGFAQSFTPFAGQGIVPGRIVRVDRGRVDAVVADGDGIRTVLADTALVATSDPMRVPCTGDWAVLDLENGRSGDHVDGVVRALLPRRTAFVRSTSSKRSEGQVLATNIDHIVICVSLADQLDLGRIERFLALALSGAGHTEPLPASALAAGADAQPVVVLTKADLAGEPGGLAHLIEDAEAAAPGVPVLAVSSETGDGIDVLAAVLAGGTSVLLGQSGAGKSTLANALLGERLQRVQAIRDRDGKGRHTTTTRDLRPLPGGGVLIDTPGLRGVGMWDAESGLARTFSEVEALAEECRFHDCAHRSEPGCAVQEAVESGELPARRLESYRKLQRENQRIVAKTDARLRAEIRRDWKQKQALGRHLMERKRGPQR; encoded by the coding sequence TTGTTCGACCTCCATCACTCCGCTGCGCACCCGCTGACCGCCTACGGCTGGGACGACGGGTTCGCGCAGAGTTTCACCCCCTTTGCCGGGCAGGGAATCGTGCCCGGCCGTATCGTCCGCGTGGACCGCGGGCGGGTGGATGCCGTCGTGGCGGACGGCGACGGCATCCGTACCGTCCTGGCGGACACCGCGCTGGTGGCGACCAGTGACCCGATGCGGGTCCCGTGCACCGGCGACTGGGCCGTGCTCGACCTGGAGAACGGGCGCAGCGGCGACCATGTCGACGGTGTCGTACGGGCGTTGCTGCCGCGCCGGACGGCATTCGTGCGGTCGACCTCGTCGAAGCGTTCCGAGGGCCAGGTGCTGGCCACCAACATCGACCACATCGTCATCTGTGTATCGCTCGCGGACCAGTTGGACCTCGGGCGGATCGAACGGTTCCTCGCGCTGGCGCTGTCCGGCGCGGGCCATACGGAACCGCTGCCCGCCTCCGCCCTCGCCGCCGGGGCCGACGCGCAACCGGTGGTCGTGCTGACCAAGGCTGATCTGGCCGGGGAGCCAGGCGGTCTGGCGCATCTCATCGAGGACGCCGAGGCCGCGGCGCCCGGAGTGCCGGTGCTGGCGGTCAGTTCGGAGACCGGCGACGGGATCGATGTGCTCGCCGCCGTGCTCGCGGGCGGTACGTCCGTACTGCTCGGGCAGTCCGGTGCGGGCAAGTCCACACTGGCCAATGCCCTGCTCGGGGAGCGCCTGCAACGGGTGCAGGCCATCCGCGACCGGGACGGCAAGGGCCGGCACACCACGACCACCCGGGATCTGCGGCCGCTGCCCGGCGGCGGGGTGCTGATCGACACCCCGGGGCTGCGCGGCGTCGGAATGTGGGACGCCGAGTCCGGGCTCGCCCGGACGTTCTCGGAGGTCGAGGCGCTGGCCGAGGAGTGCCGCTTCCACGACTGCGCGCACCGCTCGGAGCCCGGCTGTGCCGTCCAGGAGGCCGTCGAATCCGGGGAGTTGCCCGCCCGACGGCTGGAGAGCTACCGGAAGCTCCAGCGCGAGAACCAGCGCATCGTGGCAAAGACGGACGCCCGGCTGCGCGCCGAGATCCGCCGTGACTGGAAGCAGAAGCAGGCGCTGGGCCGGCATCTGATGGAGCGGAAGCGGGGTCCGCAGCGGTGA
- a CDS encoding DinB family protein, which yields MRMTPDGRPVPPPHADERAMLESWLEFHRATLPLKCAGLDDQQARLASVAPSTMTLLGLVQHLAEVERNWFQRVFAGLDVPPVYEAEKGNGFTLAPDRGIAEALADWRAEVARSRELIATASLDDTGTLSEREAGFVGDQRVSLRWILVHLIEEYARHNGHADLLRERIDGVTGA from the coding sequence ATGCGAATGACACCTGACGGGCGGCCCGTTCCGCCCCCGCATGCCGATGAACGCGCCATGTTGGAGAGCTGGCTGGAGTTCCACCGCGCCACCCTCCCGCTGAAGTGCGCGGGACTGGACGACCAGCAGGCCCGCCTGGCCTCGGTGGCCCCGTCCACCATGACGCTGCTGGGCCTGGTCCAGCATCTGGCGGAGGTGGAACGCAACTGGTTCCAGCGGGTGTTCGCCGGTCTGGACGTGCCGCCGGTGTACGAGGCGGAGAAGGGCAACGGGTTCACCCTCGCCCCCGACCGCGGGATAGCCGAGGCGCTGGCCGACTGGCGCGCGGAGGTCGCCCGGAGCCGTGAGCTGATCGCCACCGCCTCACTCGACGACACCGGCACGCTCTCCGAGCGAGAGGCCGGATTCGTCGGGGACCAGCGGGTGTCGCTGCGCTGGATCCTGGTCCACCTGATCGAGGAGTACGCCCGCCACAACGGCCATGCGGATCTGCTGAGGGAGCGCATCGACGGCGTCACCGGGGCCTGA
- a CDS encoding DUF4118 domain-containing protein: protein MTAPHRPAPPLGPSRPTRPRITRFPQVGRRSTRPPHRVPTDRTLARDLALPLGAVGAALLVTALMLTGGTAHAPAALALFALLTVAVALRARPALVPVAALVSWMFYDGFVLHQRSELAFHAPDRTSLLVLLLAGVVGAGCAAAVRAVRRFRLPR, encoded by the coding sequence GTGACCGCCCCTCACCGTCCGGCGCCCCCGCTCGGCCCGTCCCGCCCGACCCGCCCCCGTATCACCCGGTTTCCGCAGGTGGGGCGGCGATCGACGCGGCCGCCCCACCGGGTGCCCACGGACCGCACCCTCGCCCGGGATCTCGCGCTGCCGCTCGGCGCCGTCGGGGCCGCGCTGCTGGTGACCGCCCTGATGCTGACCGGCGGGACCGCCCACGCCCCGGCCGCGCTGGCGCTCTTCGCCCTGCTGACGGTGGCCGTGGCGCTGCGCGCCCGGCCGGCTCTGGTGCCGGTCGCGGCCCTGGTGTCCTGGATGTTCTACGACGGCTTCGTGCTCCACCAGCGCTCGGAGCTGGCCTTCCACGCACCGGACCGGACGAGCCTGCTCGTCCTCCTCCTCGCCGGTGTCGTGGGCGCGGGCTGCGCGGCCGCCGTACGGGCCGTCCGCCGGTTCCGTTTGCCCAGGTAG
- a CDS encoding amino acid transporter produces MSTVQADHPSPASNAPRWRGWLLDGLSGRAARHPGPHGTPPAEHKGHSWWRVMCLTGVDYFSTLGYQPGIAALAAGLLSPFATLVLIALTLFGALPVYRRVAKESPNGEGSIAMLERLLPWWAGKLLVLVLLGFAATDFVITMTLSAADASAHVVENPFAPPLLHGANLWITLVLLAALGAVFLKGFREAIGIAVGLVGTYLVLNVVVLATSAWQVLSHPVVVGDWWGAMTAGHSSPLAIVGVALLVFPKLALGMSGFETGVAVMPQVRGDAADTAAHPAGRIRGTRRLLTTAALVMSGFLLLSSLATTLLIPQHEFESGGSANGRALAYLAHEYLGEAFGTVYDLSTIAILWFAGASAMAGLLNLVPRYLPRYGMAPEWARAVRPLVLIFVAIAFGITVLFDADVDEQSGAYATGVLVLMLSASFASTVAARHRRHRAAAVGFGAITLVFGYTLITNVIERPDGLKIALLFILGILLTSFASRVHRAFELRAVQVEFDDTAQRLIDAALTAGPLRVIANEPDERDEAEYREKEYSQREETHIPDGRPVLFLEVTVRDSSDFTTDLHVQGEERYGAQILRVEGAGVANTIAAVLMQLREHTGEVPHVYFNWTEGHPLSHLLRFLVFGDGEVAPVTREVLRRAEPTPALRPRVHVG; encoded by the coding sequence ATGAGCACTGTCCAGGCGGACCACCCGTCTCCCGCTTCCAACGCCCCACGGTGGCGCGGCTGGCTCCTGGACGGACTGAGCGGCCGGGCCGCCCGCCACCCCGGGCCGCACGGCACCCCGCCGGCCGAGCACAAGGGGCACTCCTGGTGGCGCGTCATGTGCCTCACGGGCGTCGACTACTTCTCCACGCTGGGCTACCAGCCGGGCATCGCCGCGCTGGCGGCCGGGCTGCTCTCGCCGTTCGCCACGCTGGTGCTGATCGCGCTGACGCTGTTCGGTGCGCTGCCCGTATACCGCAGGGTCGCCAAGGAGAGCCCGAACGGCGAGGGTTCGATCGCCATGCTGGAGCGGCTGCTGCCGTGGTGGGCGGGGAAGCTGCTGGTCCTGGTGCTGCTGGGGTTCGCCGCCACGGACTTCGTCATCACCATGACGCTGTCGGCCGCCGACGCCTCGGCGCATGTCGTGGAGAACCCGTTCGCCCCTCCGTTGCTGCACGGCGCCAATCTGTGGATCACCTTGGTGCTGCTGGCCGCCCTGGGCGCGGTGTTCCTCAAGGGCTTCCGCGAGGCGATCGGGATAGCCGTCGGACTCGTCGGGACCTACCTGGTGCTGAACGTCGTCGTGCTGGCCACCTCGGCCTGGCAGGTGCTGTCGCATCCGGTGGTGGTCGGTGACTGGTGGGGCGCGATGACGGCCGGGCACTCCTCGCCGCTGGCCATCGTCGGGGTGGCGCTGCTGGTCTTCCCCAAGCTGGCGCTGGGCATGTCCGGTTTCGAGACGGGCGTCGCCGTCATGCCGCAGGTACGGGGCGATGCCGCGGACACCGCCGCGCACCCGGCCGGACGGATCCGCGGCACCCGCCGGCTGCTGACCACGGCGGCGCTGGTCATGAGCGGCTTTCTGCTGCTGTCGAGCCTGGCCACCACCCTGCTCATTCCGCAGCACGAGTTCGAGAGCGGCGGCTCGGCAAACGGGCGGGCGCTGGCCTATCTGGCGCACGAGTACCTCGGCGAAGCCTTCGGCACCGTCTACGACCTCTCCACCATCGCCATCCTCTGGTTCGCCGGTGCCTCGGCGATGGCGGGACTGCTCAACCTCGTACCGCGCTATCTGCCGCGCTACGGCATGGCCCCGGAGTGGGCGCGGGCGGTGCGTCCGCTGGTGCTGATCTTCGTGGCTATCGCCTTCGGTATCACCGTCCTGTTCGACGCCGATGTCGATGAGCAGAGCGGTGCGTATGCGACCGGGGTGCTGGTGCTGATGCTCTCGGCGTCCTTCGCGTCCACCGTCGCCGCCCGCCACCGCCGCCACCGGGCGGCCGCCGTCGGCTTCGGCGCCATCACCCTCGTCTTCGGCTACACCCTGATCACCAATGTCATCGAGCGGCCGGACGGCCTGAAGATCGCGTTGCTGTTCATCCTCGGCATCCTGCTGACCTCGTTCGCCTCCCGTGTGCACCGGGCCTTCGAACTGCGCGCCGTACAGGTCGAATTCGACGACACCGCGCAGCGGCTGATCGACGCGGCGCTGACGGCCGGGCCGCTGCGGGTCATCGCCAACGAGCCCGATGAGCGGGACGAGGCGGAGTACCGGGAGAAGGAGTACAGCCAGCGCGAGGAGACCCATATCCCCGACGGGCGGCCGGTGTTGTTCCTGGAGGTCACCGTCCGGGACTCCTCGGACTTCACCACGGACCTGCACGTCCAGGGCGAGGAGCGGTACGGGGCACAAATACTGCGGGTGGAGGGCGCCGGGGTGGCCAACACCATCGCCGCCGTCCTGATGCAGCTACGCGAGCACACCGGCGAGGTCCCGCACGTCTACTTCAACTGGACCGAGGGCCATCCCCTCAGCCATCTGCTGCGCTTCCTGGTCTTCGGCGACGGCGAGGTCGCCCCGGTCACCCGCGAGGTCCTACGCCGCGCCGAACCCACCCCGGCCCTGCGGCCCCGCGTCCACGTGGGCTGA
- a CDS encoding TetR/AcrR family transcriptional regulator produces MCRTALSPAGRGRPALYCSRSCQAKAYRRRKQTPVPAAGRPARPAPSGKRLRIAEALWRIAAERGLHAASLREVAAEAGMSLRTVQYHFGSKHRLLVDALHLLHAENERIARSRIRFDGTEPRGLLRAVLEEFLPVDAQRATALRVFAAYYARSLTDPDLARVFLPAEQPLERMVAELIAAAQADGRTAPGLDPWHEADLLVSGAVGLGGDVLHDRRTLDEVRRTLDYHLDRIFAGEPRTRR; encoded by the coding sequence ATGTGCCGTACAGCCCTCTCCCCTGCGGGGCGGGGCCGGCCGGCGCTGTATTGCTCGCGCAGCTGTCAGGCCAAGGCGTACCGGCGGCGCAAGCAGACGCCGGTCCCGGCGGCCGGGCGGCCGGCGCGACCGGCCCCGTCGGGCAAGCGCCTGCGCATCGCCGAGGCGCTCTGGCGGATCGCCGCCGAGCGGGGGCTGCACGCGGCGAGCCTGCGGGAGGTCGCGGCCGAGGCCGGGATGTCGCTGCGCACGGTTCAGTACCACTTCGGGAGCAAGCACCGGCTCCTGGTCGACGCGCTGCATCTGCTGCACGCGGAGAATGAGCGCATCGCCCGCTCCCGTATCCGGTTCGATGGCACCGAACCCCGGGGTCTGCTGCGGGCGGTGCTGGAGGAATTCCTGCCGGTGGACGCCCAGCGCGCCACCGCGCTGCGGGTGTTCGCCGCGTATTACGCCCGCAGTCTGACGGACCCCGATCTCGCCAGGGTCTTTCTCCCCGCCGAGCAGCCGCTGGAGCGGATGGTGGCGGAGCTGATCGCCGCGGCGCAGGCCGACGGGCGGACCGCGCCCGGTCTGGACCCGTGGCACGAGGCCGATCTGCTGGTCTCGGGTGCGGTGGGGCTGGGCGGCGATGTGCTGCACGACCGCCGCACGCTGGACGAGGTGCGCCGCACCCTGGACTACCACCTGGACAGGATCTTCGCCGGAGAGCCGCGCACGCGACGCTGA